In the Engystomops pustulosus chromosome 2, aEngPut4.maternal, whole genome shotgun sequence genome, one interval contains:
- the LOC140118732 gene encoding mediator of RNA polymerase II transcription subunit 18 isoform X6 codes for MEAPPVTTMPVSGGTINMMEYLLQGSILDQGLEGLLHRLRGLCDNMEPETFADHESVYLLKGQQASPFVLRARRPLDRPGAPWHLRYLGQPEAGDRSRHALVRNCVDIATSEVLPEFLQEMGFRMDHEFIAKGHLFRKGVMKIAVYKVFRVLVAGTAEGAEPLSLSYLVELSVVAPAGQDSVADEVRSFAEQLRPLVQLEKIDPKRLM; via the exons ATGGAGGCGCCTCCTGTGACCACCATGCCTGTGTCAGGAGGAACCATTAACATGATGGAGTATCTGCTACAAG GCAGTATACTTGACCAAGGACTAGAGGGCCTCCTTCACCGCTTACGTGGATTATGTGATAACATGGAACCTGAGACATTTGCTGATCATGAAAGTGTATACTTGCTAAAAGGCCAGCAAGCAAGCCCCTTCGTTCTCCGTGCCCGTCGACCACTTGACCGTCCAGGAGCACCATGGCATCTTCGTTATCTTGGCCAGCCAGAGGCGGGAGACAGAAGCCGCCACGCATTGGTTAGGAACTGTGTTGATATTGCTACATCAGAAGTCCTACCTGAATTTCTACAGGAGATGGGCTTTCGCATGGATCATGAATTTATCGCAAAAGGACACTTGTTCCGCAAAGGCGTTATGAAAATTGCTGTCTATAAAGTGTTTCGTGTTTTGGTGGCCGGCACAGCCGAAGGTGCTGAGCCACTGTCTCTTTCATACTTGGTAGAGCTTAGTGTAGTGGCACCTGCTGGTCAGGACAGTGTCGCTGATGAAGTCAGAAGTTTTGCTGAACAGCTCAGACCTCTGGTGCAGCTAGAAAAAATTGACCCAAAACGACTGATGTGA